The following DNA comes from Rosa rugosa chromosome 5, drRosRugo1.1, whole genome shotgun sequence.
TAAATCTTTTATGTCCCAATTCCAATCTGAAGGCAAGTCCACATATTGAGTCAAAGTTGAAGAAACTTAAGAAAGATTATAGCATATATAATCTATGACATGATGAACAAGAGTGGATTTGCATGGAATGATATCAAAAAGTGCATTGAAGTTGATAGTAATGAAGTATGGGATATTTGTAGGTAATGAGGAACTTTCtttgagtttgattttgaaGTTAATTGATTTCATTGCTGCACTTTGATCGGTTCATTTTCTGTTTCTGTCATAGCACAACAAAAAGGCAAAGGGATGGAGAAACAAGAAGTATCAGTTATTTGATAGACTAGCTACCATCTTTGGGAGTGACCGTGCTACTGGAAATGGGGATGAGGTCCCTGCTGATATGATGGAAGAGCAGAGCAACAATGAAGATGATATAGGTCTTGAGAATGACACAAGCCCCATGTCAATGAGCAAAGATAGCACGGGACAATCTCAGGTTAGtcaaaaaaagaggaaaagaaattaTGAAGATAAAATTATGCTTGTATTGGATAAATTGTTTGAAGAATCTGGAAAAAGAATGCAAGCAGTGACTGATGCCATAGTGAAAGGTAATGAAGATCGATCTAATATTGCTAAGGAACttaagaaaatggaactttCTGTTCTATACCAAATTGAGGCATTGAAAATCATTTTGGATAAACCCCAAAATATCTCTGCATCTGTTCATGTCCTTAGATGATGAAGTGAGAAAAGTGTATGTCGAGAACTTGCTTGTGGGCACTGCTAGAGGATCTACCTACTAGCTGACTGAAGatatgttcttttttttgtttagaaAACTGCAACAGTTGCTGCCTTAACACATGTTGGACAAGCTCCTTCTTTTGCTAGATTAACATTCATTTTTGTAATTGCTAGATGAAACTTTATTAGCATGTGGAATGTTAAATCAGTGTATCTCTCACTCTGTTGTATTAATAGGTGGACTTGTCGATGtgtaaaaactaactacaagtaTGTAGGTTGTGGTTGCTCTTCTCAATCTATGATTAGTTTGCTGTATGTGAACTTTGCCAAAAAAACAAGCTAGAACATTTTCAGACACTTTTTGTGATTGCCATTTTGTGATTGTCTTCAACTTTCACCttccaattttcttttcttttcttctcacaAACTCAGAAAATCGTTCACGTTTCTGCAAATTACCAACTTTTAGTCCAATACACCAACAAACATGGGATAAGACTATTTTGACTATTCTGCTCTTTAGTCCTAAGCAGTACCAAACATGGGTTATGTATTAACATAGCATATCCCAGACAAGAAGAGTCCTAGACTATTATAGGAAATAAGGTGGGGGATAATAGTCTCACGTAACAAACACAGCCTTAGACTCTTGGAATGGCCAAACAAGAGATTCCTTTATCCCCCCATTTGGCAATTCCAAAACCTAACTCGGGATGGTAATACATTGAGCAACTCTCTTAACTCTTAAGTGAGACTATAACTATCTTGTGCAAGAGAGGTTTTGTGTTCGATTGTCACTAATAGTTATGAGACACGCCAAAACTCAGAGTACAAATGTCCTTGTGTGTGGTTCACGTAAGCTGACACCTCAACAGCTTCTCAACGGACGCTATTATTTCTCTTGTAATTTCGAGCATCATACATGAGCTTAATCACGTGTTAATCGCACAGAGCGGCTCATACGAAAACCCGCAGGGACCAAAACGGGGCGTTTCATTATTGATCTGGCTAGAGGTCAAACCACTCCCCAAGCCCAGCTCAATCATTTCTCTTCCATCTCTGTCAGCCCCTTTCTTCACCGGAAGACGAACCAGAAGCTTCTTCTTCTCGTCAGCTCTGAGAAAAACCAaccagaaaccctagaaaaaccaatccaatccaatccatcCAGTCCAATATTGCATGTACAACCAAATGGTAAAGAAGCGAGTCCCGGAATGGCTCAACAGCTCGCTCTGGTCTTCTCCTCCCTCCGCTCCTCCCATCGACGACGATCGAACTCAACGCTACACCTCCAAGCCTTCCACCGCCACAACCACTGGCTCCGACTCCGTCGTCGAGCCTCCGCTTCCCGTGCCGCCTCCCTCGTCCGTCAGAGCAGAGCCTCCGCCCGAGCCTCAATCCGCCGATTCAATCTCCGATCACGAAGACAAGAGCGCCTCCGCCCCTTCCCCCGAGGAATTCTCTCGCCAGTCTCAGCTCCTGGCCGAGGTTAGGGTTTAATTTCCCTCTTCCTTTGTAATCTACACTATGTACATGTGTGTTTGTAGGGTATGTGTGTAATTGGGGGTTTGATTGTGTTTGTAGCTATCAAAGAAGACTATAAATGTGCGTGAGTTGCGGAAAATTGCGTCGCAGGGTATTCCAGATGGTGCTGGTGTGCGTTCCACGGTCTGGAAGGTGATTGTGATCTGTTTTTGGCTTTGATTTCTCTTTTGTGTTTAGTTTCTAAGAAGAATTGCTGGAAAAGGCTGGTGAAATGAGCACCTTTTTAAGCTTATTATGCTTGTAATCATGATTGAGGAACCTAAAGTTACTAAGTAAATCGATGAGCATGACAAGGTGAAAAGGGGGCTTGGTTTAATTTAGAGGTCGATGGTTGTTGCTTGCAGCTATTACTTGGATATTTACCACCGGATCGGGCGCTTTGGCCATCGGAGTTGGCTAAAAAGAGGTCACAGTATAAGCATTTTAAAGACGAGCTCTTGATGAATCCTGTAAGTCATGTTATTGTCACCACGTCTGTATATTTATGTTTTGCGTTTTGAAGATCATAATCCATGAAGATGATTAAAAGTAGATATATTGATATAAATGAAAAATGTGCTAGTATGCTCATACAGCTAAGATTGGTTAGCAGAGTTGAGTAGGAAGGAATAGGTGTTCTGAATTTTATCCTGAAAATCACAAAATGTTTCTGCAGATGTTCCTATCTTTCATCTGATTTGGTAATACAGTTATCTATAATTGTCCTTGTAGTGTTTCGTATTGCATGTTTTGTGATATTTAAGTTAAGCTTTTTGGGATTTCAAAGTGAAAATAGAAATGTTGACATATGAATattacttttttctattttttatttttaaattctgCAAAATATGGGTTTCTGAATGTTCCTTTGGCTAGTCAGTCAGAAATCACACGGAAGTTAGAGGATAACGGCACAAGTTGTGATAGTGAAGAATCAAAAAGTAAGGGCTTGTTATCAAGATCACATATAGCTCATGGGGAGCATCCATTGAGCCTTGGAAAGTCCAGCATTTGGAATCAGTTCTTCCAGGTACCAAGTGAACTTACTTGACAATTATTTTAATGTCATTATTAATGCTTGGTAAACTCTTTCCTTAAGTGGGACCAAGCATTTGTCGCAACAGTAATTGGTTGCACTATGAATCTCTCTCTGAACTGCTTTGCTTAGTTAGCCCTTTCTTTGACACTCAAGTTGATCGGTAATCAAATTTCTCATTGCATTTGTTCATCTTTGATCACTAGATTTAGGGAAAGTAATGATCATAGGATTATCTTGTGCTTTCATGAAgctaatattttttattttatcttttcatGAGAACCTAATCTTACAGGTCATACAACATCAGTAACGCTGTCTTTCTGCTACAACTGTGCATGAGTTGCTAATTACATGAAAGATTATCTGAACTTTCATAACACAATTAAGTTCAGTACACAACAATTATACATATCCTCTCCTGATATTGGACAATCAACTCTTTCATTAACAATTTTTCCCAGTTACACGATCATACTTATAGAAAACAATGTGAAGCATTATTTTCCAATAAGCAGTTCTGCAGCTCTCTAAAACCACCGATAAACATCATTTACGACAAATCATGATCTAACTTCTCATAAAAGAAAACGTTACAACCAACTGAACCAAGAGAACTGAAATTGTGTAGAATGATGAAGACCATTTTGTAAATTACATGGCAACTATCTGTAATGCTTTGTTTGTGGTGCTTTTGCATGGCTATGGAATGGTGGTAGCAGTTTGTGGTGCAAAATTCTTTTTCTGAAGTATTGACTCCAACCTTGGATCATGTAGGACACGGAGATTATAGAACAGATTGACCGAGATGTAAAGCGCACTCATCCAGATATGCACTTTTTCTCAGGGGACTCTCAATTTGCTAAATCTAATCAGGTTTGCACTTGATGCTTTGTTCGATGGTAGACAAGCCAGAAGAGTTGTATACAAGCCATTTTAATTcctataaaaaagaaaagaaggctACATGCTATTTTactgaattaaaattaaatttcaGGATGCTTTGAAGAACATCCTGGTTGTATTTGCAAAGCTAAATCCCGGTATAAGATATGTTCAAGGGATGAATGAACTTTTGGCGCCACTGTACTATATCTTCAAAAATGATCCTGATGAGGAATATGCGGTAAGGTTGCCATACAGTCCTTTTATTTTGTGTACTAAAACAAAATTTCACCCACAAGCTAATCCCTATCTATAGACTTGATATTTGTCTTTGCACTGTAGCATATTCTTACATTTGTTTGTCTGATATGAGGTTCTAAGCTCAGGTAGTTGGTAGTAGTAGGGAATTCATATCGACGTTTTGGTCAACATCTCCCTAGTGGCCTCTTGGTACTTTATCATTGTGCTTGAACATCATGTCCTTTTGGTGAATATCGTCCTAGGATCGTGCCTCTTGTCTCTAGGCTTGATCATGAGAAAGGCTAATAATATTTTGCATAGAAAAGGGAATATGTCGACTCAAAGTCACACATGGCTTTATCTAAGTCACCTGAAAGATATAATTGAGAGCCATTTGTCATAAAAACTATTCTGGGTTGCCTATAGTTTCTCTATAACTGTAGAAAGTGTCAGGATTGATTTAAATGTTGACAGTGTACAGGAACTTCTGTTAACCCAAGAGAAAACAAGTATATTATTGGCACATTATCATGTAGATCAGTTAAatgttattgttatttttttaataGCATTTTCCATTGTCATGTTTTCCagttattgtttttgtttagttttGCTCATTGTTTCCTAATGTCAAGTTATGTAGGCCGCAGCTGAAGCAGACacattcttttgttttgttgaatTATTGAGTGGCTTCCGCGATCATTTTTGTCAGCAACTTGATAATAGTGTTGTGGGAATACGTTCCACAATAACAAGATTGTCACAACTTTTAAAGGAACATGATGAAGAGCTATGGCGTCATCttgagatcacaaccaaagtaaACATCTTTCTATTTTCCAGTCTATCTGcctgtcttttttttctttccctttcaGCAAATGGATCCTATTTAAAGTCATCACCCTTTGCGTAGTGGAAGCATAATGTGGGTGCATAACCCACAGATCTCAAGATCGAAACCTGCTATGATACCTTGGAGAATTATGCAATTGCCACATGCATTCTTCTCTCTAGAGGGCAGTATTAAAAGGCCAAAAGCTATAGTACCAATGTGGTGTAGAAATGTCAAATAAATACCCTTGTGGTTTGCAACATTAGGCAATTTACCAGAGTACAATTCCCTACAGCTTTCATCAAAAGAGGGATATATAAAAATTTGTTAAGGACCAGGACTAACCTAGCAAACCACGGACGTTTAAACCACAGGGACCATAAGTGACTTTTGGCCTATTAACCTCTTTCTGACCAAAGTTGGAGAGAATCATGGTTGGGACTAAGACTGCTGCAAGGATAGAGTATTATTATGTTACAAGCCAGTCTAAAACGAGTATAAAATTAGAATAGAGTGAAGGAACTTACACACAATAGGAAATAGAAAGTAGGTAGGCTATCTGACATACTTTATCCTTTTGAGTTCTGACCTATTTGGTCTGTTAACGTAAATCAAGTAGTTCTCCAGTATGATTGCATTTTTAGGCTTATGTAGCTCATGACCAGATCATTGTAAGACTTTTGCTTCCCAATAAATTTTCAACTGTGATTTTACAGTTTTAACTTTCTCATGaagaaaagttgagaaaattgATCCTGAGGTCTATTATCTTTGGAACTGGCTGattaatttttctgtttttcttttattttttaattttttattctgtTATTTGTGGTTCTTCATCAATTTAAATTTGGTAATGTGAGTTTCTCTTTGTCGTAACTGTCAAATTCAGGTTCTGTAcaaattgttgatttatttctttcttGTAAATTAAGTAAACTTTTTAtctattatttctttttttcttgatgAGAAGGAATTTGTGGTGATCAGTTGTGTGAGTACAGAGTACAAGTATGGTACATTCCCAACACTATCCATATGGGGTCGTCAAAGAAAAGCACTGGTATCTGTGCAAATGCCAGGGTGGAATATCTGACATGCTGGGTCTAGGCCCTGCATTTTCTGTCATGGACACAATTAAGATCCAACATAATGCACATGTGTGCCTGATTAAATGGCAACATAGTTCCTTGTATATATTTAGATGTTAGCTTAGCATTTATGATTTGCCAATTGGTGTTAGAAAGGATGTTCTTTTACATTCTAGAGTATAGTAGATAGGTCACTGAATATTTAGTATAAATGCCTGACTGGGTTCTGATTTAAAATGATAGGTCAACCCCCAGTTTTATGCATTTAGGTGGATCACTCTCCTGTTGACCCAGGAGTTCAATTTTGCGGACAGCCTCCACATTTGGGACACACTTTTAAGTGACTCTGAAGGTCCTCAGGTAGTATATTAGTCTTTTGACTTTATGTCCTTTTGCTTTTATTCCCTatatagtttttatttatttatttattgttttattttttaactttttagaAAGGAAACACCAAATGTTAACAAGAGATCCAACTACAACTCACTCTTCCCAACTAAGCAAAGCAGATTTAGATTACTAATGACAGATGGAGACACCGAAGGTGATAGAACATGTTCGGTGCCTTGCCCTGTCTCCTTCACGGGAGACTGCAAATGATGGGAATCCTAATCAACTTAAAAGGGACAAATTGGAGAAAAGCTAGAGAAATTAGGgggaaaaacaagaaaaaaagaatacaatAATAAAAGCAGACAACCTAAAAGCTAGAGCTAACTCCTAAAATGGCTCTAGTTCATGGTCAGGCATTGAGGAAAAGATTCTTAGCAAGTGAAATGAGGTCAGAAGTCATCCTGATTCCACTTGACAACAATGTTTCCATGGAACTTTGATAATATTGAAGTTCAGTTAAGCTATCAGACCTAATTAGGTAAAAGATGATTGTCTATggtaacaaaaagaaaatttagtTGCCTAGGGTTGTAAGAAGAAAATCTGTTGCCTAAAGTTGTAGAGCAAATAATGGGCCAGTGACATTGCTGCAATGCACGCATTCAGGGTTGCTTTTGGCtttgtattattttttttttaatttactgATTTTCTTTTGGACTAATGATTTCAGGAAACCCTTCTCCGAGTATGTTGTGCAATGCTGATTCTCGTTCGGAGGCGCTTACTAGCAGGCGATTTTACCTCTAATCTCAAACTACTGCAGCACTATCCTCCCACAAACATCAGCCATCTGCTCTATGTTGCCAACAAGTTGCGTGTACAATCGTCAGGCTAATCAAAATTACCCtccttccttttttgtttttaaattttccCCACCATTTTGTGGTTCAAAATTTTCATGTCTGTAAATTACTGGATGTACATGTTCTTAGAAGAAAAACTGATGCTGGAAATTAATTGTCTCAGTGGAGTGGCTCATCTTTCTTTGTTTAATTTATCCACTGATTCTAGAATGATATTGTATTGGACAGTCCTACATGTTCACTAGTTAGTTTATTGTATTGGATGCAGTCATTCTCAATTGAAATACCTAGTTTTTGGTTCAATGCCAGTTCACATATATCATGATATGTTATTGAAAAATAAAGATTGCATATCCTTATTTATACCTTTCTTTTTGGCTAGCCATTGCTCTGTGGACTATAATTTCAAATTAATTGGATCTTTAACGTTTGTAAATATAAAAAGAATCTGGAACATGACCGGCTACACTGAGTGTCTGAGTGAATGAGATATGCAGTGTGATGAGAAAAATTTCTTCTTACCCAAAGGTGCCATTTTATGGTTTAGACTTTTGACAGATACTGAATCCTGTAATCATGTCACATGTCGATGCTCTTTCAGAGCCCAAATTGCACGGAGCATTGGCAGCTGGTGATGAACATCTGAGATTCTGGAATGTTTTTGGGGTCCCTGAGGTGGTCTAACCAGCCTCTAAAGCAATATCTGAGCCTTATGCTCATTGGAATCGTATTCACTAATAAAAAACATGACAAACAAGAATAACCTGAAACAGTGTACTTTATAGTGAGGATGCTACCAAAACACTTCTTCATCGAACCAGCATTgcaggaaaaaaataaaaaataaaaaaaatagagagagagagagagagagatcagtgCTTTGAACACTtcacttttttattttggtctGGTTTGAACGATTCACTTTTTCTTTCATATATAATAGGAAATCCTAGTATTAAGCAGTTGATGGGGGATTCTTTCCAGATATTGATAGTGTGCAACTCGCCCTTACTATATAAGAAATCATTTGGTGTTtactgttttctgtttttcaatgtGCAGTTGACACTTCTGCTCTGTTCTGCTTGATTATGCGCAGTAGAATAATAAATCCGATATATGGTATATGATGAAATCAGACAAAGATGAATGCCTTGTTTTTGTCATATGCCAAGGAAGATTCCTGTCTATATGGGGTTAGCAAGATGTTGTATCTTCTAGTTCTATATAAAGGCTAAAGCTCTGATAAAACTGTGGTTTTCCCTGATAAGACTCAAGTTTCCTAGTTCTATTCTCTTTTAAGAAATGCCCCCCATTAGATTGCAGTTAACTCTGAAGAACAGTTAAGGTGAAAATGCTTCTTACAAGTTAGAACCAAATATCGTTGCTCAGTTACATTGTGTATAGTATATACTATATAGTATATACCATATTAGATTATCAATTTGCAGTCTATATATACCTAGCTTTGACAGTATTACTAGCTAATTTTACTTGTGTTCtttatcacacaacagatagTAGGATGCAGAGCTAAAAGTTTGGCAAGTAATTACATGAATTTACCATAGAGACCCTGAGTGGTCTACTGGTCTTCAATCTCTACTGTCATACATCTGTGGCAATCCTTGCCTCTAGAGTTGGTTGGATCAGCTTTTAACGTTTGTAACGCTGAGGATCTGATAGACCGAAGCTCAGTCCGAGCCTGATTCAGGTTTGGCCATGGTTAGCTTCAATTGTGAGCATCCCCTTAATTTGCGAGAGGTCTTTGCAAAACGTATCAGTAATTTGACTGTTTTCTTCTGCTTCATAATTACAATTCATGAGATATTGTTCGAGTGCATGCACTATTTTTGTTGCTTCCTGAGTTTGCAATTGTTTGTGTCTGTGACGGTTATggaagaacaaaacaaaaatcaagtTTTACAGTTTTAAATTATCTTGGTGAGTTACTACCTAGACTCTTCTCAAATTtacaagaaaagagaaaatggagCAACGTACCCTTAATTTGCGTGAGGTCTCTGTGGTAACGTACCCTTAATTTGAGTGTTTTGCTTCATAATTACAGTTCTTGAGAATTGTGTGAGTCCACTACTCTGGTTTAAATTCAAATGTGAACCATTTCTTAATTTGCGAGAGACCACAACAGAAACGTACCTGTATTTGAGTGTCATCCTCTGCTTCGTAATTACAGTTCTTGAAAGTTGCTAGAGTGCACCATTTTTGCTGCTTCCTGAGTTTGTATAAGTGACGGTTatggaaaaacaaaacaaaaatcatgTTTTGCAGTTTTGCACGGCTGCTTGCTACTGATACAGCTCGTAGTAGTTCTAGAGCATAATTTTCAgtctctgtttctttttttctttttctttagtttCCTTATTTTTGGGTCTGGGAACCTCTGATGTACCACCAAAGAAGTGAAAAATATGGTTGTTGAGCTTACAGAAATT
Coding sequences within:
- the LOC133709301 gene encoding uncharacterized protein LOC133709301 isoform X2, which produces MYNQMVKKRVPEWLNSSLWSSPPSAPPIDDDRTQRYTSKPSTATTTGSDSVVEPPLPVPPPSSVRAEPPPEPQSADSISDHEDKSASAPSPEEFSRQSQLLAELSKKTINVRELRKIASQGIPDGAGVRSTVWKLLLGYLPPDRALWPSELAKKRSQYKHFKDELLMNPSEITRKLEDNGTSCDSEESKSKGLLSRSHIAHGEHPLSLGKSSIWNQFFQDTEIIEQIDRDVKRTHPDMHFFSGDSQFAKSNQDALKNILVVFAKLNPGIRYVQGMNELLAPLYYIFKNDPDEEYAVNPQFYAFRWITLLLTQEFNFADSLHIWDTLLSDSEGPQETLLRVCCAMLILVRRRLLAGDFTSNLKLLQHYPPTNISHLLYVANKLRVQSSG
- the LOC133709301 gene encoding uncharacterized protein LOC133709301 isoform X1, with translation MYNQMVKKRVPEWLNSSLWSSPPSAPPIDDDRTQRYTSKPSTATTTGSDSVVEPPLPVPPPSSVRAEPPPEPQSADSISDHEDKSASAPSPEEFSRQSQLLAELSKKTINVRELRKIASQGIPDGAGVRSTVWKLLLGYLPPDRALWPSELAKKRSQYKHFKDELLMNPSEITRKLEDNGTSCDSEESKSKGLLSRSHIAHGEHPLSLGKSSIWNQFFQDTEIIEQIDRDVKRTHPDMHFFSGDSQFAKSNQDALKNILVVFAKLNPGIRYVQGMNELLAPLYYIFKNDPDEEYAAAAEADTFFCFVELLSGFRDHFCQQLDNSVVGIRSTITRLSQLLKEHDEELWRHLEITTKVNPQFYAFRWITLLLTQEFNFADSLHIWDTLLSDSEGPQETLLRVCCAMLILVRRRLLAGDFTSNLKLLQHYPPTNISHLLYVANKLRVQSSG